A region from the Triticum urartu cultivar G1812 chromosome 1, Tu2.1, whole genome shotgun sequence genome encodes:
- the LOC125526751 gene encoding probable ADP,ATP carrier protein At5g56450 — protein sequence MSEGAAAAAAAAEDGAARAGRAWAFRRDLAAGALMGGAVHTVVAPIERVKLLLQTQDGNAALLGRSRRFRGFADCVARTVRDEGVLSLWRGNGTAVIRYYPSVALNFSLKDLYRSILKDAGTSADNKFASIALTNFIAGAAAGCTTLVIIYPLDIAHTRLAADIGQTDARQFKGIRHFIQTIYKKNGIRGIYRGLPASLHGMVVHRGLYFGGFDTAKDTLVPLDSPLWQRWVAAQAVTSTAGLISYPLDTVRRRMMMQSGMEVQMYSGTLDCWRKIYKAEGVKSFYRGALSNMFRSTGAAAILVLYDEVKKFMNGGRL from the exons ATGAGCGAgggggccgcggcggcggcggcggcggcggaggatggggcggcgagggcggggcGGGCGTGGGCGTTCAGGCGGGATCTGGCGGCGGGGGCGCTGATGGGGGGCGCGGTGCACACCGTGGTGGCCCCCATCGAGCGGGTCAAGCTGCTGCTGCAGACGCAGGACGGCAACGCCGCGCTGCTCGGGAGGTCGCGCCGCTTCCGGGGCTTCGCCGACTGCGTCGCCCGCACCGTGCGGGACGAGGGCGTGCTCTCGCTCTGGCGCGGCAACGGCACCGCCGTCATCCGCTACTACCCCTCCGTCGCCCTCAACTTCTCCCTCAAG GATCTGTACAGGAGCATACTGAAAGACGCGGGAACCTCAGCAGACAATAAGTTCGCATCAATTGCTCTCACCAACTTCATCGCTGGTGCCGCCGCCGGATGCACGACTCTGGTCATCATTTACCCACTCGACATAGCTCATACCCGCCTTGCAGCCGACATTGGCCAAACAGACGCCCGCCAGTTCAAGGGCATCCGGCACTTCATCCAAACCATCTACAAGAAGAACGGCATCCGCGGCATCTACAGAGGGCTACCCGCATCTCTCCACGGGATGGTCGTGCACCGGGGCCTATACTTTGGAGGCTTTGACACGGCAAAGGACACGCTGGTGCCGCTGGACTCCCCGCTGTGGCAGCGCTGGGTGGCGGCGCAGGCGGTCACCTCCACGGCGGGGCTCATCTCGTACCCGCTGGACACGGTGCGGCGAAGGATGATGATGCAGTCAGGGATGGAGGTGCAGATGTACAGCGGCACCCTCGACTGTTGGAGGAAGATCTACAAGGCGGAGGGGGTCAAGTCGTTCTACCGGGGCGCGCTGTCGAACATGTTCCGGAGCACCGGCGCGGCCGCCATACTCGTGCTGTACGACGAGGTGAAGAAGTTCATGAACGGGGGTAGGTTGTGA
- the LOC125526742 gene encoding nucleosome assembly protein 1;2, which yields MSDGKDTLDLSALGAAVPNAAELSAEDKANLVESIKNTLQGLAARHTDVLESLEPKVRKRVEALREIQSQHDEFEAKFFEERAALEAKYQKMYEPLYSKRHDVVNGVVEAEGVTKDSGEAAPDEEEEKGVPDFWLNAMKNHEILAEEIQERDEEALKYLKDIKWYRITEPKGFKLEFHFNTNPFFKNEVLSKTYHMIDEDEPILEKAIGTEIEWYPGKSLTQKVLKKKPKKGSKNTKPITKIENCESFFNFFSPPQVPDDDEEIDEDTAEQLQNQMEQDYDIGSTIRDKIIPHAVSWFTGEAAQDEDFDGIMDDDEDDDEDDEEDEDEDEDDEEDEDDDDGDKKKGGRVPAGEGQAGERPAECKQQ from the exons ATGAGCGACGGCAAGGACACCCTCGACCTCTCCGCCCTCGGCGCCGCCGTCCCCAACGCCGCAG AGCTCAGCGCCGAGGACAAGGCCAACCTCGTGGAGTCGATTAAG AACACGCTGCAGGGATTGGCGGCGCGGCACACGGACGTGCTCGAGAGCCTGGAGCCCAAGGTCAGGAAGCGCGTCGAGGCGCTCAGGGAGATCCAG AGCCAACATGATGAATTTGAGGCAAAGTTTTTTGAGGAGAGAGCTGCACTTGAAGCTAAATATCAGAAGATGTATGAACCACTGTACTCAAAG CGTCATGATGTTGTCAATGGTGTGGTTGAGGCAGAAGGCGTAACCAAAGATTCAGGTGAAGCTGCTCCAGATGAGGAAG AGGAAAAGGGTGTGCCAGATTTCTGGTTGAATGCAATGAAGAACCATGAAATCCTTGCTGAGGAG ATTCAAGAGAGGGATGAGGAAGCTCTCAAGTACCTCAAGGATATCAAGTGGTACAGAATTACTGAGCCAAAGGGTTTCAAGCTTGAGTTCCACTTCAATACTAATCCATTCTTCAAGAATGAAGTGCTTTCAAAAACGTACCACATGATTGATGAAGATGAACCAATCCTAGAGAAGGCTATCGG AACTGAAATTGAATGGTATCCTGGAAAGAGCTTGACACAAAAGGTGCTAAAGAAGAAGCCAAAGAAGGGGTCGAAGAACACTAAACCTATCACGAAAATCGAAAATTGCGAGAGCTTCTTTAATTTCTTCAGTCCACCTCAAGTTCCTGATGATGATGAGGAAATTGATGAGGATACA GCTGAGCAGTTGCAGAACCAGATGGAGCAAGATTATGATATCGG ATCTACCATCAGAGACAAGATTATTCCACATGCTGTTTCATGGTTTACTGGAGAGGCCGCTCAAGATGAGGACTTTGATGGCATCatggatgatgatgaagatgacgacgaagatgacgaggaggatgaagatgaggatgaggacgacgaggAAGATGAAGACGATGACGATGGTGATAAGAAG AAGGGTGGGCGAGTTCCTGCAGGGGAAGGTCAGGCAGGGGAGCGGCCCGCAGAGTGCAAGCAACAGTGA